The genomic region ATCTTTTTGTGTGCCATGCAATTCAAATTTCATTAATAAAGGAACGTTATAAGCTTGTGCAATTAATTGACCTGCTTTTGCAAAATTTCGTCCCCAATTTCTGTTGCCACTTGCAGCAACTCCCTGTATATACTCTTGATTGTGATTTAAAAATTCTTGAACAACAGGTGGTATTTCACCAAAACCAATTGTACTTGTCACTAAAATAAATGGTTCTTTCATTTTTTCTGTTAATGTTGAGTTTGTAATTTCAAATGTGTCTTTTAATTTTGTACGTTGAATAAATCGTCTCACGTTACCAGTAAAAGAATAAAAAACGACTTTCATGAGAATAACCGCCTTTCATAAATAGATACACGCTATAATACAAATAGAGTTAAATAATAAGATTCCAAATCTAATATAGTTATTATTTATTAAGATAAAATACGAACATATATTTCTAATTTATCTCTCATCTAAGTATCTCAACACACAAAAAAACATTCCATTTTACTTAATGACACATACCTATTTTTTGATATGTAAAATTGAGATATGACTGAATAGAAAGTGTTAATTTGTGTAATCCTGCAAAGATTTTGTATTTTCTTTTTTGAATTTTAATGTTCCAAACACAATATATTGTGCTTCTCCTAAATCACGCATACTATATTATGTGTTTCATTATAACTAAAACGTATTGACTTTTAAAGTATAAAAAAGGGAGAAATGTCACCTTATGTCGTTTAATATTTCTTCTAAAGCAATAGTGACATACGCTCAAGCAGTTATAATATTTTTTTATAAATTTAATACTTGAACTTTTTTAGAAAAAATGATAAAGGTTCAGTTAGGAACATACGTTCTATATCATTGTACATTTTTCCTTGTCATTTACAAGAGAATAGGCAAAAATATATTTTTGTGCTATTATGTATGCATCAAAATCATATTAAATAAGAGGCGAGTAAATGAATTCAAAAGTGAAAGGCATTATCGCTATCTTAATTTCTGCTGTTGGCTTTAGTTTTATGGCAGTTTTTTTTCGTTTAGCTGGAGATTTACCTGTCTTCCAAAAGTCGCTAGCGCGAAATTTAGTAGCGATGTTTATACCCTTATTTTTTATCATAAAGTATAAACAACCCTTTTTGGGAAAATTAAGTAGTCAACCTTTACTAATGTTACGTTCGACACTGGGTCTACTAGGTGTTTTACTTAACATTTATGCTATCGATCATATGGTTTTAAGTGATGCTGACATTTTGATGAAGTTAAATCCTTTTTGGACAATACTTTTAAGTTTATTTTTTTTAAAAGAGTATATTAAAAAATATCAAATTACAGCAATGCTAATTGCAATTGTTGGGATGTTGTTTATCGTTAAACCTGAATTTTCTTCAGATGTTGTACCTGCTGTTGTTGGATTATTAGCTGGTGTTTTTGCAGCTGCTGCATATACTGCAGTACGCGCCTTAAGTACGAGAGAAGCACCCTATACAATTGTATTTTATTTTTCCTTTTTCTCAGTTGTCGCTTTACTACCATTCGTAATATTTACGTATCAGCCAATGAGTAAACTACAAATGCTATATCTTGTGCTAGCTGGATTGTCTGCTGCTGTCGGTCAAATTGGCATTACTATCGCATACCGTCTTGCCCCTGCTAAAGATATCTCAATTTTTACGTATGCATCTATCATTTTCACCGCAATTATCGGCTTTATATTATTTGGTGAATCTCCTGATTTTTATGCATCAATTGGTTATATTATTATTTTGGGCGCTAGCTACTACATGTTCCAAAAAGCAAGACAACCACAACAACAAAATAAATACTGATTTAATACCCTGAAGGAGGTTTTTGAAATGGCTGAAGGTCGTTCAAAAGAAGAATTACAAGATATTACATTATTAGGCAATCAAAATAATACTTATAACTTCGATTACC from Staphylococcus felis harbors:
- the nrdI gene encoding class Ib ribonucleoside-diphosphate reductase assembly flavoprotein NrdI is translated as MKVVFYSFTGNVRRFIQRTKLKDTFEITNSTLTEKMKEPFILVTSTIGFGEIPPVVQEFLNHNQEYIQGVAASGNRNWGRNFAKAGQLIAQAYNVPLLMKFELHGTQKDTIEFRDKVVNFHENNRAKILQSY
- a CDS encoding DMT family transporter produces the protein MNSKVKGIIAILISAVGFSFMAVFFRLAGDLPVFQKSLARNLVAMFIPLFFIIKYKQPFLGKLSSQPLLMLRSTLGLLGVLLNIYAIDHMVLSDADILMKLNPFWTILLSLFFLKEYIKKYQITAMLIAIVGMLFIVKPEFSSDVVPAVVGLLAGVFAAAAYTAVRALSTREAPYTIVFYFSFFSVVALLPFVIFTYQPMSKLQMLYLVLAGLSAAVGQIGITIAYRLAPAKDISIFTYASIIFTAIIGFILFGESPDFYASIGYIIILGASYYMFQKARQPQQQNKY